A section of the Platichthys flesus chromosome 22, fPlaFle2.1, whole genome shotgun sequence genome encodes:
- the atp5pf gene encoding ATP synthase-coupling factor 6, mitochondrial has protein sequence MALHRLFQLSSLLRSAVSLTLRRNLGLSAVVFNRAKELDPIQKLFLDKIRDYNTKSKSSGGIVEAGPAYQKNLSEEVVKLQRLYGGGDLMKFPEVKFTEPKLEEVAK, from the exons ATGGCACTTCACCGGTTGTTCCAGCTGTCCTCCCTGCTGCGCTCCGCCGTGAGCCTGACCCTGCGCAGGAACCTCGGCCTCTCCGCTGTCGTCTTTAACCGAGCCAAGGAGCTCGACCCAATCCAGAAGCTGTTTCTGGACAAGATCCGCGACTACAACACCAAGAGCAA GAGCTCCGGAGGCATTGTGGAGGCTGGGCCCGCTTATCAGAAGAATCTGTCTGAAGAGGTCGTCAAACTGCAGAGACTATACGGCGGCGGAGACCTCATGAAGTTCCCCGAGGTCAAATTCACAG agcCCAAGCTTGAAGAAGTGGCCAAGTAA
- the appa gene encoding amyloid beta (A4) precursor protein a isoform X2, whose protein sequence is MWDRVALLLLTVVATAPAAEVPTDVSMGLLAEPQVAMFCGKLNMHINVQSGKWEPDPSGTKSCIGTKEGILQYCQEVYPELQITNVVEANQPISIQNWCKKGRKHCRSHMHIVVPYRCLVGEFVSDALLVPDKCKFLHQERMDQCESHLHWHTVAKESCGDRTMNLHDYGMLLPCGIDRFRGVEFVCCPAEAEREADSAEQDADDSDVWWGGAETDYSDNSMVRDPEPVEQQEEARPSVAVEEDKEEEVAEEDEEEEEEEEDLLENDQDGDGEEDEEAVEEEEDEEEDGDDGFVDALDDNEDADEPTTNVAMTTTTTTTTESVEEVVRDVCWANAETGPCRAMLPRWYFDRQDGRCAQFIYGGCGGNRNNFDSEEYCLSVCSSVIPTAMPSSPDAVDHYLETPTDENEHAHFQKAKESLEAKHRERMSQVMREWEEAEREAKNLPRADKKAVIQEKVEGLEQEAASERQQLVETHMARVEALLNDRRRLALESYLTALQQDPPRPRHVFSLLKKYVRAEQKDRQHTLKHFEHVRMVDPKKAAQIRPQVLTHLRVIEERMNQSLGLLYKVPGVADDIQDQVELLQREQAEMAQQLANLQTDVRVSYGNDALMPDQELGDGQTDFLPQEDTLGLGGIGFIHPESFNQPNTENQVDSVDSRPNLERGIPTRPVTGMKMEAFPEMRMETEDRQSTEYEVHHQKLVFFAEDVGSNKGAIIGLMVGGVVIATVIVITLVMLRKKQYTSIHHGVIEVDAAVTPEERHLSKMQQNGYENPTYKFFEQMQN, encoded by the exons GTGCCTACAGATGTTTCCATGGGTCTGTTGGCAGAGCCCCAGGTGGCCATGTTTTGCGGTAAACTCAACATGCACATCAACGTGCAGAGCGGCAAGTGGGAGCCGGACCCCTCAGGCACCAAGAGCTGCATCGGAACCAAGGAGGGCATCCTGCAGTACTGCCAGGAg GTGTACCCGGAGCTCCAGATTACCAATGTGGTAGAGGCcaaccagccaatcagcatCCAGAACTGGTGCAAGAAGGGACGCAAGCATTGCCGCAGCCACATGCACATCGTCGTGCCCTACCGCTGCCTGG tgggagAATTCGTGAGCGACGCCCTGCTCGTCCCGGACAAGTGCAAGTTCCTGCACCAGGAGCGCATGGACCAGTGCGAGAGCCACTTGCACTGGCACACTGTCGCCAAGGAG TCCTGTGGAGACCGCACCATGAATCTCCATGACTACGGGATGCTGTTGCCCTGTGGCATCGACCGTTTCCGAGGAGTAGAGTTTGTGTGCTGTCCCGCCGAGGCCGAGCGGGAAGCTGATAGCGCCGAGCAGGACGCTGATGATTCTGATGTCTGGTGGGGCGGTGCGGAGACCGACTACTCTGACAACAG TATGGTGCGGGATCCAGAGCCAGTGGAGCAGCAAGAGGAAGCCAGGCCATCTGTGGCAGTagaggaggacaaggaagaggaggtggctgaggaagacgaggaggaggaggaggaggaggaggaccttCTGGAAAATGACCAGGACGGAGAcggggaggaggatgaggaggccgtggaggaggaggaggacgaagaggaggatggtgaCGACGGCTTTGTCGACGCACTCGACGACAACGAAGATGCCGACGAGCCTACCACCAACGTAGCCAtgacaaccaccaccaccaccaccaccgagTCTGTGGAGGAAGTTGTCCGGG ATGTGTGCTGGGCCAACGCAGAGACTGGTCCATGCCGGGCCATGCTGCCACGCTGGTACTTTGACCGACAGGACGGCCGCTGTGCTCAGTTTATCTACGGCGGCTGCGGAGGCAACAGGAATAACTTTGACTCAGAGGAGtactgcctgtctgtctgcagcagcgTCA TACCCACTGCCATGCCCAGCTCCCCCGACGCCGTCGACCACTACCTGGAGACGCCCACAGACGAAAATGAACATGCCCACTTCCAGAAGGCCAAGGAGAGCCTGGAGGCCAAGCACCGCGAGAGAATGTCCCAG GTGAtgagagagtgggaggaggCCGAGAGGGAGGCCAAGAATCTCCCACGTGCCGACAAGAAGGCCGTCATCCAG gagaaggtggagggCCTGGAGCAGGAGGCGGCCAGCGAGCGccagcagctggtggagacccACATGGCCCGGGTGGAGGCTCTGCTCAATGACCGCCGCCGTCTGGCTCTGGAGAGCTACCTGACCGCCCTGCAGCAGGACCCACCCAGG CCTCGTCATGTCTTCAGCCTGTTGAAGAAGTACGTGCGTGCCGAGCAGAAGGACAGGCAGCACACCCTCAAACACTTTGAACACGTCCGCATGGTGGATCCCAAGAAGGCAGCGCAGATTAGGCCCCAG gtGCTGACCCACCTGCGTGTCATCGAGGAGCGTATGAACCAGTCTCTGGGACTTCTCTACAAGGTGCCCGGCGTGGCTGACGATATCCAGGACCAAGTCG AGCTCCTGCAGAGGGAGCAGGCGGAGATGGCCCAGCAGCTGGCCAATCTGCAGACAGACGTGAGGGTGAGCTACGGCAACGACGCCCTGATGCCCGACCAGGAGCTGGGAGACGGCCAGACTGACTTCCTGCCCCAGGAAGACACTCTGGGCCTGGGAGGCATCGGCTTCATTCACCCTGAGAGCTTCAACCAGCCCAACACCGAGAACCAGG TTGACTCAGTGGACTCTCGTCCTAATCTTGAAAGAGGCATCCCCACACGACCAG TGACTGGAATGAAGATGGAAGCGTTCCCTGAGATGCGGATGgagactgaggacagacagagcaCTGAATATGAAGTTCACCACCAGAAACTG GTCTTCTTCGCAGAGGACGTGGGCTCCAACAAGGGCGCCATCATCGGCCTGATGGTCGGCGGCGTGGTCATAGCGACCGTGATCGTCATCACCCTGGTGATGCTGAGGAAGAAGCAGTACACCTCCATCCACCACGGAGTCATCGAG GTGGATGCGGCCGTCACCCCCGAGGAGCGCCACCTGTCCAAGATGCAGCAGAACGGCTACGAGAACCCCACCTACAAGTTCTTCGAGCAGATGCAGAATTGA
- the appa gene encoding amyloid beta (A4) precursor protein a isoform X1, with product MWDRVALLLLTVVATAPAAEVPTDVSMGLLAEPQVAMFCGKLNMHINVQSGKWEPDPSGTKSCIGTKEGILQYCQEVYPELQITNVVEANQPISIQNWCKKGRKHCRSHMHIVVPYRCLVGEFVSDALLVPDKCKFLHQERMDQCESHLHWHTVAKESCGDRTMNLHDYGMLLPCGIDRFRGVEFVCCPAEAEREADSAEQDADDSDVWWGGAETDYSDNSMVRDPEPVEQQEEARPSVAVEEDKEEEVAEEDEEEEEEEEDLLENDQDGDGEEDEEAVEEEEDEEEDGDDGFVDALDDNEDADEPTTNVAMTTTTTTTTESVEEVVRDVCWANAETGPCRAMLPRWYFDRQDGRCAQFIYGGCGGNRNNFDSEEYCLSVCSSVIPTAMPSSPDAVDHYLETPTDENEHAHFQKAKESLEAKHRERMSQVMREWEEAEREAKNLPRADKKAVIQRFQEKVEGLEQEAASERQQLVETHMARVEALLNDRRRLALESYLTALQQDPPRPRHVFSLLKKYVRAEQKDRQHTLKHFEHVRMVDPKKAAQIRPQVLTHLRVIEERMNQSLGLLYKVPGVADDIQDQVELLQREQAEMAQQLANLQTDVRVSYGNDALMPDQELGDGQTDFLPQEDTLGLGGIGFIHPESFNQPNTENQVDSVDSRPNLERGIPTRPVTGMKMEAFPEMRMETEDRQSTEYEVHHQKLVFFAEDVGSNKGAIIGLMVGGVVIATVIVITLVMLRKKQYTSIHHGVIEVDAAVTPEERHLSKMQQNGYENPTYKFFEQMQN from the exons GTGCCTACAGATGTTTCCATGGGTCTGTTGGCAGAGCCCCAGGTGGCCATGTTTTGCGGTAAACTCAACATGCACATCAACGTGCAGAGCGGCAAGTGGGAGCCGGACCCCTCAGGCACCAAGAGCTGCATCGGAACCAAGGAGGGCATCCTGCAGTACTGCCAGGAg GTGTACCCGGAGCTCCAGATTACCAATGTGGTAGAGGCcaaccagccaatcagcatCCAGAACTGGTGCAAGAAGGGACGCAAGCATTGCCGCAGCCACATGCACATCGTCGTGCCCTACCGCTGCCTGG tgggagAATTCGTGAGCGACGCCCTGCTCGTCCCGGACAAGTGCAAGTTCCTGCACCAGGAGCGCATGGACCAGTGCGAGAGCCACTTGCACTGGCACACTGTCGCCAAGGAG TCCTGTGGAGACCGCACCATGAATCTCCATGACTACGGGATGCTGTTGCCCTGTGGCATCGACCGTTTCCGAGGAGTAGAGTTTGTGTGCTGTCCCGCCGAGGCCGAGCGGGAAGCTGATAGCGCCGAGCAGGACGCTGATGATTCTGATGTCTGGTGGGGCGGTGCGGAGACCGACTACTCTGACAACAG TATGGTGCGGGATCCAGAGCCAGTGGAGCAGCAAGAGGAAGCCAGGCCATCTGTGGCAGTagaggaggacaaggaagaggaggtggctgaggaagacgaggaggaggaggaggaggaggaggaccttCTGGAAAATGACCAGGACGGAGAcggggaggaggatgaggaggccgtggaggaggaggaggacgaagaggaggatggtgaCGACGGCTTTGTCGACGCACTCGACGACAACGAAGATGCCGACGAGCCTACCACCAACGTAGCCAtgacaaccaccaccaccaccaccaccgagTCTGTGGAGGAAGTTGTCCGGG ATGTGTGCTGGGCCAACGCAGAGACTGGTCCATGCCGGGCCATGCTGCCACGCTGGTACTTTGACCGACAGGACGGCCGCTGTGCTCAGTTTATCTACGGCGGCTGCGGAGGCAACAGGAATAACTTTGACTCAGAGGAGtactgcctgtctgtctgcagcagcgTCA TACCCACTGCCATGCCCAGCTCCCCCGACGCCGTCGACCACTACCTGGAGACGCCCACAGACGAAAATGAACATGCCCACTTCCAGAAGGCCAAGGAGAGCCTGGAGGCCAAGCACCGCGAGAGAATGTCCCAG GTGAtgagagagtgggaggaggCCGAGAGGGAGGCCAAGAATCTCCCACGTGCCGACAAGAAGGCCGTCATCCAG CGTTTccaggagaaggtggagggCCTGGAGCAGGAGGCGGCCAGCGAGCGccagcagctggtggagacccACATGGCCCGGGTGGAGGCTCTGCTCAATGACCGCCGCCGTCTGGCTCTGGAGAGCTACCTGACCGCCCTGCAGCAGGACCCACCCAGG CCTCGTCATGTCTTCAGCCTGTTGAAGAAGTACGTGCGTGCCGAGCAGAAGGACAGGCAGCACACCCTCAAACACTTTGAACACGTCCGCATGGTGGATCCCAAGAAGGCAGCGCAGATTAGGCCCCAG gtGCTGACCCACCTGCGTGTCATCGAGGAGCGTATGAACCAGTCTCTGGGACTTCTCTACAAGGTGCCCGGCGTGGCTGACGATATCCAGGACCAAGTCG AGCTCCTGCAGAGGGAGCAGGCGGAGATGGCCCAGCAGCTGGCCAATCTGCAGACAGACGTGAGGGTGAGCTACGGCAACGACGCCCTGATGCCCGACCAGGAGCTGGGAGACGGCCAGACTGACTTCCTGCCCCAGGAAGACACTCTGGGCCTGGGAGGCATCGGCTTCATTCACCCTGAGAGCTTCAACCAGCCCAACACCGAGAACCAGG TTGACTCAGTGGACTCTCGTCCTAATCTTGAAAGAGGCATCCCCACACGACCAG TGACTGGAATGAAGATGGAAGCGTTCCCTGAGATGCGGATGgagactgaggacagacagagcaCTGAATATGAAGTTCACCACCAGAAACTG GTCTTCTTCGCAGAGGACGTGGGCTCCAACAAGGGCGCCATCATCGGCCTGATGGTCGGCGGCGTGGTCATAGCGACCGTGATCGTCATCACCCTGGTGATGCTGAGGAAGAAGCAGTACACCTCCATCCACCACGGAGTCATCGAG GTGGATGCGGCCGTCACCCCCGAGGAGCGCCACCTGTCCAAGATGCAGCAGAACGGCTACGAGAACCCCACCTACAAGTTCTTCGAGCAGATGCAGAATTGA
- the appa gene encoding amyloid beta (A4) precursor protein a isoform X3: protein MWDRVALLLLTVVATAPAAEVPTDVSMGLLAEPQVAMFCGKLNMHINVQSGKWEPDPSGTKSCIGTKEGILQYCQEVYPELQITNVVEANQPISIQNWCKKGRKHCRSHMHIVVPYRCLVGEFVSDALLVPDKCKFLHQERMDQCESHLHWHTVAKESCGDRTMNLHDYGMLLPCGIDRFRGVEFVCCPAEAEREADSAEQDADDSDVWWGGAETDYSDNSMVRDPEPVEQQEEARPSVAVEEDKEEEVAEEDEEEEEEEEDLLENDQDGDGEEDEEAVEEEEDEEEDGDDGFVDALDDNEDADEPTTNVAMTTTTTTTTESVEEVVRVPTAMPSSPDAVDHYLETPTDENEHAHFQKAKESLEAKHRERMSQVMREWEEAEREAKNLPRADKKAVIQRFQEKVEGLEQEAASERQQLVETHMARVEALLNDRRRLALESYLTALQQDPPRPRHVFSLLKKYVRAEQKDRQHTLKHFEHVRMVDPKKAAQIRPQVLTHLRVIEERMNQSLGLLYKVPGVADDIQDQVELLQREQAEMAQQLANLQTDVRVSYGNDALMPDQELGDGQTDFLPQEDTLGLGGIGFIHPESFNQPNTENQVDSVDSRPNLERGIPTRPVTGMKMEAFPEMRMETEDRQSTEYEVHHQKLVFFAEDVGSNKGAIIGLMVGGVVIATVIVITLVMLRKKQYTSIHHGVIEVDAAVTPEERHLSKMQQNGYENPTYKFFEQMQN, encoded by the exons GTGCCTACAGATGTTTCCATGGGTCTGTTGGCAGAGCCCCAGGTGGCCATGTTTTGCGGTAAACTCAACATGCACATCAACGTGCAGAGCGGCAAGTGGGAGCCGGACCCCTCAGGCACCAAGAGCTGCATCGGAACCAAGGAGGGCATCCTGCAGTACTGCCAGGAg GTGTACCCGGAGCTCCAGATTACCAATGTGGTAGAGGCcaaccagccaatcagcatCCAGAACTGGTGCAAGAAGGGACGCAAGCATTGCCGCAGCCACATGCACATCGTCGTGCCCTACCGCTGCCTGG tgggagAATTCGTGAGCGACGCCCTGCTCGTCCCGGACAAGTGCAAGTTCCTGCACCAGGAGCGCATGGACCAGTGCGAGAGCCACTTGCACTGGCACACTGTCGCCAAGGAG TCCTGTGGAGACCGCACCATGAATCTCCATGACTACGGGATGCTGTTGCCCTGTGGCATCGACCGTTTCCGAGGAGTAGAGTTTGTGTGCTGTCCCGCCGAGGCCGAGCGGGAAGCTGATAGCGCCGAGCAGGACGCTGATGATTCTGATGTCTGGTGGGGCGGTGCGGAGACCGACTACTCTGACAACAG TATGGTGCGGGATCCAGAGCCAGTGGAGCAGCAAGAGGAAGCCAGGCCATCTGTGGCAGTagaggaggacaaggaagaggaggtggctgaggaagacgaggaggaggaggaggaggaggaggaccttCTGGAAAATGACCAGGACGGAGAcggggaggaggatgaggaggccgtggaggaggaggaggacgaagaggaggatggtgaCGACGGCTTTGTCGACGCACTCGACGACAACGAAGATGCCGACGAGCCTACCACCAACGTAGCCAtgacaaccaccaccaccaccaccaccgagTCTGTGGAGGAAGTTGTCCGGG TACCCACTGCCATGCCCAGCTCCCCCGACGCCGTCGACCACTACCTGGAGACGCCCACAGACGAAAATGAACATGCCCACTTCCAGAAGGCCAAGGAGAGCCTGGAGGCCAAGCACCGCGAGAGAATGTCCCAG GTGAtgagagagtgggaggaggCCGAGAGGGAGGCCAAGAATCTCCCACGTGCCGACAAGAAGGCCGTCATCCAG CGTTTccaggagaaggtggagggCCTGGAGCAGGAGGCGGCCAGCGAGCGccagcagctggtggagacccACATGGCCCGGGTGGAGGCTCTGCTCAATGACCGCCGCCGTCTGGCTCTGGAGAGCTACCTGACCGCCCTGCAGCAGGACCCACCCAGG CCTCGTCATGTCTTCAGCCTGTTGAAGAAGTACGTGCGTGCCGAGCAGAAGGACAGGCAGCACACCCTCAAACACTTTGAACACGTCCGCATGGTGGATCCCAAGAAGGCAGCGCAGATTAGGCCCCAG gtGCTGACCCACCTGCGTGTCATCGAGGAGCGTATGAACCAGTCTCTGGGACTTCTCTACAAGGTGCCCGGCGTGGCTGACGATATCCAGGACCAAGTCG AGCTCCTGCAGAGGGAGCAGGCGGAGATGGCCCAGCAGCTGGCCAATCTGCAGACAGACGTGAGGGTGAGCTACGGCAACGACGCCCTGATGCCCGACCAGGAGCTGGGAGACGGCCAGACTGACTTCCTGCCCCAGGAAGACACTCTGGGCCTGGGAGGCATCGGCTTCATTCACCCTGAGAGCTTCAACCAGCCCAACACCGAGAACCAGG TTGACTCAGTGGACTCTCGTCCTAATCTTGAAAGAGGCATCCCCACACGACCAG TGACTGGAATGAAGATGGAAGCGTTCCCTGAGATGCGGATGgagactgaggacagacagagcaCTGAATATGAAGTTCACCACCAGAAACTG GTCTTCTTCGCAGAGGACGTGGGCTCCAACAAGGGCGCCATCATCGGCCTGATGGTCGGCGGCGTGGTCATAGCGACCGTGATCGTCATCACCCTGGTGATGCTGAGGAAGAAGCAGTACACCTCCATCCACCACGGAGTCATCGAG GTGGATGCGGCCGTCACCCCCGAGGAGCGCCACCTGTCCAAGATGCAGCAGAACGGCTACGAGAACCCCACCTACAAGTTCTTCGAGCAGATGCAGAATTGA